From Hippoglossus stenolepis isolate QCI-W04-F060 chromosome 6, HSTE1.2, whole genome shotgun sequence, a single genomic window includes:
- the scn8aa gene encoding sodium channel, voltage gated, type VIII, alpha subunit a isoform X3: MALPLIAPPGPNSYKKFTVESLAIIEQRIAEEKNKKPPKQDSSYRDDDDENKPRPNTDLEAGRSLPYIYGDIPKGMVAIPLEDLDPFYLNSQKTFIVLNRGKTIFRFSATPALYFISPLNPVRRVAIKILIHSLFSMIIMCTILTNCIFMTFSDPPEWSKQVEYTFTGIYTFESLVKITARGFCIDGFTFLRDPWNWLDFMVISMAYITEFVDLGNVSALRTFRVLRALKTISVIPGLKTIVGALIQSVKKLSDVMILTVFCLSVFALIGLQLFMGNLRHKCVVWPINITENYMSSSTKGFDWKEYIMNDTNFYFLPGQLDALLCGNSSDSGRCPEGFTCMKAGRNPNYGYTSFDSFGWAFLALFRLMTQDFWENLYMLTLRAAGKTYMIFFVLVIFVGSFYLVNLILAVVAMAYEEQNQATMEEAIRKEEEFKAMLDQLKRQQEDAQTAAMATSAGTVSEDAVEDDGGGRLSCSSSEMSKLSSKSAKERRNRKKKWRQKEQDKEKGDSEKFVKSESDDGSKRSRFRFPDNRLGRKSSIMNQSLLSIPGSPFLSRHNSKSSIFSFKGRNKDVGSENEFADDEHSTVEECEERRGSLFSPYRRNSYSGFHGKRNSTVDCNGVVSLIGPGPGGRLLPEVKIDKAATDDSPTTEVEVKKKLSGSLMVSVDQLNTSFGRKERANSVMSVITNTLVEELEESQRKCPPCWYKFSNTFLIWECSPNWIKIKEIVNLIVMDPFVDLAITICIVLNTLFMAMEHYPMTPDFEHMLSVGNLVFTGIFAGEMLFKLVAMDPYYYFQEAWNCFDGFIVTLSLVELALADVEGLSVLRSFRLLRVFKLAKSWPTLNMLIKIIGNSVGALGNLTLVLAIIVFIFAVVGMQLFGKSYKDCVCKIAKECELPRWHMNDFFHSFLIVFRVLCGEWIETMWDCMEVAGQGMCLLVFMMVMVIGNLVVLNLFLALLLSSFSADNLAATDDDGEPNNLQISVKRIKVGIAWIKVKMRILMATLLKKPPMEDEQKPLDDMYDKKLNCIANHTGVDINRDLDYAKNGNGTTSGIGSSVGKYMIDEDHMSFIHNPNLTVCVPIAVGESDFENLNTEDFSSESENENSKELDDTSSSEGSTIDIKPDVVEEVVVEPVEEYLEPEACWTDGCVAKYKCCDVPINVGWGKPWWFLRKTCFLIVEHNWFETLIIFMILLSSGALAFEDVYIEQRKTIRIILEYADRVFTYIFILEMLLKWVAYGFVKYFTNAWCWLDFFIVDVSIVSLVANALGYSDLGPIKSLRTLRALRPLRALSRFEGMRVVVNALVGAIPSIMNVLLVCLIFWLIFSIMGVNLFAGKYYYCFNQTSEEYFSVDVVNNKTQCEALIQQNFTEVRWKNVKINFDNVGAGYLALLQVATFKGWMDIMYAAVDSREVEDQPDYEVNIYMYIYFVVFIIFGSFFTLNLFIGVIIDNFNQQKKKFGGQDIFMTEEQKKYYNAMKKLGSKKPQKPIPRPQNMIQGMVFDFVTQQVFDISIMILICLNMVTMMVETDDQSDDTENVLYWVNFIFIVVFTTEFLLKLFALRHYYFTNGWNIFDVVVVILSIVGMFLADIIEKYFVSPTLFRVIRLARIGRILRLIKGAKGIRTLLFALMMSLPALFNIGLLLFLVMFIFSIFGMSNFGYVKHGAGVDDLYNFETFGNSMIILFMITTSAGWDGLLLPILNYPPDCNPRYENPGTSVKGDCGNPSVGIFFFVMYIIISFLIVVNMYIAIILENFSVATEESADPLSEDDFETFYEIWEKFDPTASQFITFAKLSDFADALEHPLRVPKPNTIELIAMDMPMVSGDRIHCLDILFAFTKRVLGDSGELDMLRQQMEERFVQANPSKVSYEPITTTLRRKQEDVSARTIQNAYRCHLIRRGIIFKRRTFTNNKLENGGTNQEKKESTPSTASLPSYDSVTKPDKEKQDENKEEWARKEKDKNQKDEWESKC; encoded by the exons ACATTTATAGTGCTAAATAGAGGGAAGACAATCTTCCGTTTTAGTGCCACACCTGCCTTGTACTTCATAAGTCCTTTAAATCCGGTTAGGCGAGTAGCTATTAAAATTTTGATACATTC TCTTTTCAGCATGATCATAATGTGTACTATTTTGACCAACTGTATATTCATGACCTTTAGTGATCCTCCCGAGTGGTCAAAACAAGTAGA GTACACATTCACAGGAATTTATACATTTGAGTCGCTTGTAAAAATCACGGCACGAGGATTCTGTATAGACGGGTTTACATTCCTAAGAGATCCATGGAACTGGCTGGATTTCATGGTCATTTCGATGGC ATATATAACAGAGTTTGTGGACCTGGGCAATGTATCTGCGCTGAGAACATTCAGAGTTCTCCGAGCATTGAAAACTATCTCTGTCATTCCAG GACTGAAGACCATCGTCGGCGCCCTGATCCAGTCTGTGAAGAAGCTCTCGGATGTGATGATCCTGACCGTCTTCTGCCTGAGCGTCTTCGCCCTCATCGGCCTCCAGCTCTTCATGGGCAACTTGCGGCACAAGTGTGTGGTCTGGCCGATCAACATCACCGAGAACTACATGTCCAGCAGCACCAAGGGCTTTGACTGGAAAGAGTACATCATGAACGACA CCAACTTCTACTTCCTGCCTGGCCAGTTAGACGCTCTTCTCTGTGGGAACAGCTCCGACTCTGG CCGCTGCCCGGAGGGCTTCACATGCATGAAAGCTGGGAGGAATCCGAACTATGGCTACACCAGCTTTGACAGCTTCGGCTGGGCCTTCCTGGCTCTCTTCCGACTCATGACACAGGACTTCTGGGAAAACCTCTACATGCTG ACTCTGAGGGCGGCGGGGAAGACCTACATGATCTTCTTTGTGCTGGTGATCTTTGTGGGATCTTTCTACTTGGTGAATCTCATCCTGGCTGTGGTGGCCATGGCTTATGAGGAGCAGAACCAGGCCACCATGGAGGAGGCCATTCGTAAGGAGGAGGAATTCAAGGCCATGCTGGATCAGCTCAAGAGACAGCAGGAGGACGCCCAG actgctgccatggcaacctCTGCAGGCACAGTGTCAGAGGATGCGGTAGAGGATGACGGAGGGGGGCGTCTCTCGTGCAGCTCCTCTGAGATGTCGAAACTCAGCTCCAAGAGCGCCAAAGAGCGTCGCAACCGTAAGAAGAAATGGCGGCAGAAAGAGCAGGATAAGGAGAAAGGCGACAGCGAGAAGTTTGTCAAGTCAGAGTCAGATGACGGCAGCAAGAGGAGCCGCTTCCGTTTCCCTGATAACCGGCTGGGTCGAAAGTCTTCCATTATGAACCAG TCCCTACTCAGCATACCCGGCTCGCCGTTCCTGTCCCGCCACAACAGTAAGAGCAGCATCTTCAGTTTCAAGGGGCGCAACAAGGACGTGGGTTCAGAGAACGAGTTCGCCGACGATGAGCACAGCACGGTCGAGGAGTGCGAGGAGCGCCGGGGCTCCCTGTTCAGCCCGTACCGGCGGAACAGCTACAGCGGCTTCCACGGCAAGAGGAACAGCACGGTGGATTGCAATGGCGTGGTGTCGCTCATCGGCCCTGGGCCCGGTGGACGCCTTCTGCCTGAGGTGAAAATAGATAAGGCAGCTACTGACGACAGT CCGACTACTGAGGTTgaggtgaagaagaagctgtCGGGCTCCCTGATGGTGTCTGTGGACCAGCTCAATACCTCCTTTGGGCGGAAAGAGCGGGCCAACAGTGTCATGAGCGTCATTACCAACACACTAGTGGAGG AACTGGAGGAGTCTCAGCGCAAGTGTCCGCCTTGCTGGTATAAGTTTTCTAACACATTCCTGATCTGGGAGTGCTCCCCCAATTGGATTAAGATCAAGGAGATTGTGAACCTGATAGTCATGGACCCCTTCGTGGATTTAGCCATCACCATCTGCATCGTCCTCAACACCCTCTTCATGGCCATGGAGCACTACCCCATGACCCCCGACTTTGAGCACATGCTGTCTGTGGGCAATCTG GTTTTCACGGGGATCTTTGCAGGGGAGATGCTTTTCAAGCTGGTTGCTATGGATCCATATTACTACTTCCAGGAAGCCTGGAACTGTTTTGATGGATTCATTGTGACGCTGAGTTTAGTGGAGCTGGCTCTGGCTGATGTCGAAGGCCTGTCTGTGCTGCGGTCATTCCGATTG CTGAGAGTGTTTAAGCTGGCCAAGTCATGGCCAACCCTCAACATGCTGATCAAGATCATTGGTAACTCGGTGGGAGCCCTCGGGAACTTGACTCTGGTGCTGGCCATTATCGTCTTCATCTTTGCTGTGGTGGGCATGCAGCTGTTTGGTAAGAGCTACAAAGACTGTGTGTGCAAGATAGCCAAGGAATGTGAGCTGCCCCGCTGGCACATGAACGACTTCTTCCACTCCTTCCTGATCGTCTTCCGGGTGCTGTGCGGCGAGTGGATCGAGACCATGTGGGACTGCATGGAAGTGGCGGGCCAGGGCATGTGCCTCCTCGTCTTCATGATGGTCATGGTCATCGGCAACCTGGTG GTGTTGAACTTGTTCCTTGCCTTGTTGCTGAGCTCGTTCAGCGCCGACAACTTGGCTGCGACAGATGATGACGGCGAGCCCAACAACCTGCAGATTTCAGTCAAGCGCATAAAGGTAGGGATCGCATGGATAAAAGTGAAGATGCGGATACTGATGGCCACCCTGCTAAAGAAACCACCGATGGAGGATGAGCAGAAGCCTTTGGACGACATGTACGACAAGAAGCTGAACTGCATCGCTAATCACACTGGGGTGGACATCAACCGCGACCTGGACTACGCCAAGAACGGCAACGGCACCACTAGCGGTATAGGCAGCAGCGTGGGGAAGTACATGATCGACGAGGACCACATGTCTTTCATCCACAACCCAAATCTGACCGTCTGCGTGCCCATAGCTGTGGGAGAGTCCGACTTTGAGAACCTCAACACGGAGGACTTCAGTAGCGAGTCGGAAAATGAGAACAGCAAAGAG CTGGATGACACCAGCTCGTCAGAGGGCAGCACCATCGACATCAAGCCAgatgtggtggaggaggtggtagTGGAGCCGGTGGAGGAATACTTGGAACCAGAGGCCTGCTGGACAGATG gttgcGTGGCAAAGTATAAGTGCTGTGACGTTCCGATCAACGTGGGCTGGGGGAAGCCCTGGTGGTTCCTGAGAAAAACCTGCTTCCTGATTGTGGAGCACAACTGGTTTGAAAccctcatcatcttcatgaTCCTCCTCAGCAGTGGCGCCCTG GCCTTTGAGGACGTGTACATCGAGCAGAGGAAGACCATTCGGATCATTCTGGAGTACGCCGACAGGGTTTTCACCTACATCTTCATCCTGGAGATGTTGCTGAAGTGGGTCGCCTACGGTTTTGTCAAGTACTTCACCAACGCCTGGTGCTGGCTGGACTTCTTCATTGTGGAT GTGTCTATAGTCAGCCTTGTAGCTAATGCGCTGGGCTACTCCGATCTAGGGCCCATTAAATCACTCAGGACACTAAGGGCCTTGAGACCCCTCAGAGCCTTGTCACGTTTTGAAGGGATGAGG GTGGTAGTCAACGCCTTGGTGGGTGCCATCCCTTCCATTATGAATGTGTTGCTGGTTTGCCTCATCTTTTGGCTGATTTTCAGTATCATGGGGGTCAACCTGTTTGCGGGCAAGTACTACTACTGTTTCAATCAGACGTCCGAGGAATACTTCTCAGTTGACGTGGTCAACAACAAGACCCAGTGTGAGGCCCTCATTCAGCAAAACTTTACTGAGGTCAGGTGGAAGAACGTCAAGATCAACTTTGACAATGTGGGCGCCGGCTACCTCGCCCTGCTGCAAGTG GCCACGTTCAAAGGCTGGATGGACATTATGTACGCGGCTGTGGATTCCAGAGAG GTGGAAGACCAACCAGACTACGAAGTCAACATCTACATGTACATCTACTTTGTGGTTTTCATCATATTCGGCTCCTTCTTCACCCTCAACCTCTTCATTGGTGTGATCATTGACAACTTCAaccagcaaaagaaaaag TTTGGAGGTCAGGACATCTTCATGACAGAGGAACAGAAGAAGTACTACAACGCCATGAAAAAACTGGGGTCTAAAAAGCCGCAAAAGCCTATTCCTCGACCACAG AACATGATCCAGGGAATGGTGTTTGACTTCGTGACGCAGCAGGTTTTCGACATCTCCATCATGATACTGATCTGCCTCAACATGGTCACCATGATGGTGGAAACAGACGATCAGTCGGACGATACGGAGAACGTCCTCTACTGggtcaacttcatcttcattgTAGTCTTCACCACAGAGTTCCTGCTTAAGCTCTTTGCCCTTCGCCACTATTACTTCACCAACGGCTGGAATATTTTCGACGTGGTGGTGGTCATCCTGTCTATTGTTG gTATGTTCTTGGCTGACATCATTGAGAAGTACTTTGTGTCACCAACCCTGTTCAGGGTGATCAGGCTGGCTCGTATCGGTCGTATCCTCCGTCTGATTAAAGGAGCGAAGGGCATCCGGACATTGCTCTTTGCTTTGATGATGTCCCTGCCAGCCCTGTTCAACATTGGCTTACTGCTCTTCCTGGTCATGttcatcttctccatcttcGGCATGTCTAACTTTGGCTACGTGAAGCACGGAGCGGGCGTTGACGACCTGTACAACTTTGAAACCTTTGGCAACAGCATGATTATTCTGTTTATGATCACTACGTCGGCTGGATGGGACGGCTTGCTGCTGCCGATCCTCAACTACCCACCAGACTGCAACCCCCGCTACGAGAACCCCGGGACATCTGTGAAGGGGGACTGTGGTAATCCCTCAGTGGGGATCTTCTTTTTTGTCATGTACATCATCATTTCTTTCCTGATTGTGGTCAACATGTACATTGCCATCATCTTGGAGAACTTCAGTGTGGCTACAGAAGAAAGTGCTGATCCACTCAGTGAGGACGACTTTGAGACCTTCTACGAGATCTGGGAGAAGTTTGACCCAACTGCCTCTCAGTTCATCACTTTCGCCAAGCTGTCTGACTTTGCAGACGCATTGGAGCATCCACTTCGCGTGCCAAAGCCCAACACTATAGAACTAATTGCCATGGACATGCCCATGGTGAGTGGCGACCGCATTCACTGCCTGGACATCCTGTTTGCCTTCACAAAGCGTGTGCTGGGTGACAGTGGTGAGTTGGACATGCTGAGGCAGCAGATGGAAGAGCGTTTTGTGCAAGCCAACCCCTCCAAGGTGTCGTATGAACCCATCACCACCACACTGCGCCGCAAACAGGAAGATGTCTCTGCCAGAACTATCCAGAACGCCTACCGCTGTCACCTCATCAGGCGTGGCATCATCTTCAAGCGCCGCACTTTTACGAACAATAAGCTTGAAAATGGTGGGACCAAccaggagaagaaagagagcaCGCCATCCACAGCCTCTCTCCCCTCTTACGACAGCGTGACCAAACCTGACAAGGAGAAGCAGGATGAAAACAAGGAGGAGTGGGCCAGGAAAGAGAAGGACAAAAACCAAAAAGATGAGTGGGAATCCAAGTGTTAG